From the genome of Delphinus delphis chromosome 8, mDelDel1.2, whole genome shotgun sequence, one region includes:
- the TUB gene encoding tubby protein homolog isoform X3, translating to MTSKPHSDWIPYSVLDDEGSNLRQQKLDRQRALLEQKQKKKRQEPLMVQANADGRPRSRRARQSEEQAPLVESYLSSSGSASYQVQEADSLASVPLGAARPTAPASAKRTKAAAAAGGQGAASGKEKKGRHKGTSGPAALAEDRSEARGPMRILTVGQSDHARDEGETAAGGGTRPSGQDVRATMQRKGVSSSMSFEEEEEDEDENSSSSSQLNSNTRPSSATSRKSIREAASAPSPPAPEPSVDVEVQDLEEFVLRPAPQGITIKCRITRDKKGMDRGMYPTYFLHLDREDGKKVFLLAGRKRKKSKTSNYLISVDPTDLSRGGDSYIGKLRSNLMGTKFTVYDNGVNPQKASSPLESGTLRQELAAVCYETNVLGFKGPRKMSVIVPGMTMVHERVCIRPRNEHETLLSRWQNKNTETIIELQNKTPVWNDDTQSYVLNFHGRVTQASVKNFQIIHGNDPDYIVMQFGRVAEDVFTMDYNYPLCALQAFAIALSSFDSKLACE from the exons ATGACTTCCAAGCCGCATTCCGACTGGATTCCCTACAG TGTCTTAGATGATGAGGGCAGCAACCTGCGGCAGCAGAAGCTCGATCGGCAG CGGGCCCTGCTGGAGCAGAAGCAAAAGAAGAAGCGCCAGGAGCCCCTGATGGTGCAGGCCAATGCCGACGGGCGGCCCCGGAGCCGGCGGGCCCGGCAGTCGGAGGAGCAGGCCCCCCTGGTGGAGTCCTACCTCAGCAGCAGCGGCAGTGCCAGCTACCAAG TTCAGGAGGCCGACTCGCTTGCCAGTGTGCCCCTGGGAGCTGCCCGCCCCACAGCGCCAGCCTCAGCCAAGAGGACCAAGGCAGCCGCCGCGGCGGGGGGCCAGGGCGCGGCCtctgggaaggagaagaaggggaggCACAAAG GCACCAGCGGGCCAGCAGCACTGGCAGAAGACAGGTCTGAGGCCCGAGGCCCCATGCGGATCCTGACTGTGGGCCAGTCAGACCACGCCCGGGACGAGGGGGAGACAGCCGCTGGTGGGGGCACACGGCCCAGTGGGCAGGACGTCCGTGCCACGATGCAGAGGAAGG GCGTCTCCAGCAGCATGAGCTtcgaagaggaggaggaggatgaggaCGAGAACAGCTCCAGCTCCTCCCAGCTGAACAGCAACACCCGCCCCAGCTCTGCGACGAGCAGGAAGTCCATCAGG GAGgcagcctcagcccccagccccccagccccagagccGTCGGTGGATGTTGAGGTCCAGGATCTTGAGGAGTTCGTCCTGAGGCCGGCCCCACAGGGGATCACCATCAAGTGCCGCATCACACGGGACAAGAAGGGCATGGACCGGGGCATGTACCCCACCTACTTTCTGCACCTGGACCGTGAGGATGGGAAGAAG GTGTTCCTCCTGgcgggaaggaagagaaagaagagtaaaACTTCCAATTACCTCATCTCTGTGGACCCAACAGACTTGTCTCGAGGAGGGGACAGCTACATCGGGAAACTGCG GTCCAACCTCATGGGCACAAAGTTCACCGTTTATGACAATGGAGTCAACCCTCAGAAGGCATCATCTCCTTTGGAAAGTGGAACCTTACGTCAGGAGCTGGCTGCTGTATGCTAC GAAACAAATGTTTTAGGTTTCAAGGGGCCGCGGAAGATGAGTGTGATTGTCCCAGGCATGACCATGGTTCACGAGAGAGTCTGTATCCGGCCCCGCAAC GAGCATGAGACGCTGCTATCACGCTGGCAAAATAAGAACACGGAGACTATCATTGAGCTGCAGAACAAGACGCCTGTCTGGAATGACGACACGCAGTCCTACGTACTCAACTTCCACGGGCGCGTCACTCAGGCCTCCGTGAAGAACTTCCAGATCATCCACGGCAATGACC CGGACTACATTGTGATGCAGTTTGGCCGTGTAGCAGAGGACGTGTTCACCATGGATTACAACTACCCATTGTGTGCGCTGCAGGCCTTTGCCATTGCCCTGTCCAGCTTCGACAGCAAGCTGGCCTGCGAGTAG
- the TUB gene encoding tubby protein homolog isoform X1, producing MTSKPHSDWIPYSVLDDEGSNLRQQKLDRQRALLEQKQKKKRQEPLMVQANADGRPRSRRARQSEEQAPLVESYLSSSGSASYQVQEADSLASVPLGAARPTAPASAKRTKAAAAAGGQGAASGKEKKGRHKGVSSSMSFEEEEEDEDENSSSSSQLNSNTRPSSATSRKSIREAASAPSPPAPEPSVDVEVQDLEEFVLRPAPQGITIKCRITRDKKGMDRGMYPTYFLHLDREDGKKVFLLAGRKRKKSKTSNYLISVDPTDLSRGGDSYIGKLRSNLMGTKFTVYDNGVNPQKASSPLESGTLRQELAAVCYETNVLGFKGPRKMSVIVPGMTMVHERVCIRPRNEHETLLSRWQNKNTETIIELQNKTPVWNDDTQSYVLNFHGRVTQASVKNFQIIHGNDPDYIVMQFGRVAEDVFTMDYNYPLCALQAFAIALSSFDSKLACE from the exons ATGACTTCCAAGCCGCATTCCGACTGGATTCCCTACAG TGTCTTAGATGATGAGGGCAGCAACCTGCGGCAGCAGAAGCTCGATCGGCAG CGGGCCCTGCTGGAGCAGAAGCAAAAGAAGAAGCGCCAGGAGCCCCTGATGGTGCAGGCCAATGCCGACGGGCGGCCCCGGAGCCGGCGGGCCCGGCAGTCGGAGGAGCAGGCCCCCCTGGTGGAGTCCTACCTCAGCAGCAGCGGCAGTGCCAGCTACCAAG TTCAGGAGGCCGACTCGCTTGCCAGTGTGCCCCTGGGAGCTGCCCGCCCCACAGCGCCAGCCTCAGCCAAGAGGACCAAGGCAGCCGCCGCGGCGGGGGGCCAGGGCGCGGCCtctgggaaggagaagaaggggaggCACAAAG GCGTCTCCAGCAGCATGAGCTtcgaagaggaggaggaggatgaggaCGAGAACAGCTCCAGCTCCTCCCAGCTGAACAGCAACACCCGCCCCAGCTCTGCGACGAGCAGGAAGTCCATCAGG GAGgcagcctcagcccccagccccccagccccagagccGTCGGTGGATGTTGAGGTCCAGGATCTTGAGGAGTTCGTCCTGAGGCCGGCCCCACAGGGGATCACCATCAAGTGCCGCATCACACGGGACAAGAAGGGCATGGACCGGGGCATGTACCCCACCTACTTTCTGCACCTGGACCGTGAGGATGGGAAGAAG GTGTTCCTCCTGgcgggaaggaagagaaagaagagtaaaACTTCCAATTACCTCATCTCTGTGGACCCAACAGACTTGTCTCGAGGAGGGGACAGCTACATCGGGAAACTGCG GTCCAACCTCATGGGCACAAAGTTCACCGTTTATGACAATGGAGTCAACCCTCAGAAGGCATCATCTCCTTTGGAAAGTGGAACCTTACGTCAGGAGCTGGCTGCTGTATGCTAC GAAACAAATGTTTTAGGTTTCAAGGGGCCGCGGAAGATGAGTGTGATTGTCCCAGGCATGACCATGGTTCACGAGAGAGTCTGTATCCGGCCCCGCAAC GAGCATGAGACGCTGCTATCACGCTGGCAAAATAAGAACACGGAGACTATCATTGAGCTGCAGAACAAGACGCCTGTCTGGAATGACGACACGCAGTCCTACGTACTCAACTTCCACGGGCGCGTCACTCAGGCCTCCGTGAAGAACTTCCAGATCATCCACGGCAATGACC CGGACTACATTGTGATGCAGTTTGGCCGTGTAGCAGAGGACGTGTTCACCATGGATTACAACTACCCATTGTGTGCGCTGCAGGCCTTTGCCATTGCCCTGTCCAGCTTCGACAGCAAGCTGGCCTGCGAGTAG
- the TUB gene encoding tubby protein homolog isoform X2, translated as MTSKPHSDWIPYSVLDDEGSNLRQQKLDRQRALLEQKQKKKRQEPLMVQANADGRPRSRRARQSEEQAPLVESYLSSSGSASYQGVSSSMSFEEEEEDEDENSSSSSQLNSNTRPSSATSRKSIREAASAPSPPAPEPSVDVEVQDLEEFVLRPAPQGITIKCRITRDKKGMDRGMYPTYFLHLDREDGKKVFLLAGRKRKKSKTSNYLISVDPTDLSRGGDSYIGKLRSNLMGTKFTVYDNGVNPQKASSPLESGTLRQELAAVCYETNVLGFKGPRKMSVIVPGMTMVHERVCIRPRNEHETLLSRWQNKNTETIIELQNKTPVWNDDTQSYVLNFHGRVTQASVKNFQIIHGNDPDYIVMQFGRVAEDVFTMDYNYPLCALQAFAIALSSFDSKLACE; from the exons ATGACTTCCAAGCCGCATTCCGACTGGATTCCCTACAG TGTCTTAGATGATGAGGGCAGCAACCTGCGGCAGCAGAAGCTCGATCGGCAG CGGGCCCTGCTGGAGCAGAAGCAAAAGAAGAAGCGCCAGGAGCCCCTGATGGTGCAGGCCAATGCCGACGGGCGGCCCCGGAGCCGGCGGGCCCGGCAGTCGGAGGAGCAGGCCCCCCTGGTGGAGTCCTACCTCAGCAGCAGCGGCAGTGCCAGCTACCAAG GCGTCTCCAGCAGCATGAGCTtcgaagaggaggaggaggatgaggaCGAGAACAGCTCCAGCTCCTCCCAGCTGAACAGCAACACCCGCCCCAGCTCTGCGACGAGCAGGAAGTCCATCAGG GAGgcagcctcagcccccagccccccagccccagagccGTCGGTGGATGTTGAGGTCCAGGATCTTGAGGAGTTCGTCCTGAGGCCGGCCCCACAGGGGATCACCATCAAGTGCCGCATCACACGGGACAAGAAGGGCATGGACCGGGGCATGTACCCCACCTACTTTCTGCACCTGGACCGTGAGGATGGGAAGAAG GTGTTCCTCCTGgcgggaaggaagagaaagaagagtaaaACTTCCAATTACCTCATCTCTGTGGACCCAACAGACTTGTCTCGAGGAGGGGACAGCTACATCGGGAAACTGCG GTCCAACCTCATGGGCACAAAGTTCACCGTTTATGACAATGGAGTCAACCCTCAGAAGGCATCATCTCCTTTGGAAAGTGGAACCTTACGTCAGGAGCTGGCTGCTGTATGCTAC GAAACAAATGTTTTAGGTTTCAAGGGGCCGCGGAAGATGAGTGTGATTGTCCCAGGCATGACCATGGTTCACGAGAGAGTCTGTATCCGGCCCCGCAAC GAGCATGAGACGCTGCTATCACGCTGGCAAAATAAGAACACGGAGACTATCATTGAGCTGCAGAACAAGACGCCTGTCTGGAATGACGACACGCAGTCCTACGTACTCAACTTCCACGGGCGCGTCACTCAGGCCTCCGTGAAGAACTTCCAGATCATCCACGGCAATGACC CGGACTACATTGTGATGCAGTTTGGCCGTGTAGCAGAGGACGTGTTCACCATGGATTACAACTACCCATTGTGTGCGCTGCAGGCCTTTGCCATTGCCCTGTCCAGCTTCGACAGCAAGCTGGCCTGCGAGTAG